One Synechococcus sp. CC9605 genomic window carries:
- a CDS encoding ribbon-helix-helix domain-containing protein — MPTRQTSSSGKPKSPRIQVVLPEDLCARLTAMAELESRTVSNMARVLIQQGVQRHEQELEASAPAPTREERLRSALESQQPRRLRGAPRRLRLHRPG, encoded by the coding sequence GTGCCCACCCGTCAGACCTCATCCAGCGGGAAGCCCAAGTCCCCGAGAATTCAGGTGGTTCTGCCTGAAGATCTCTGCGCGCGTCTCACGGCGATGGCGGAGCTGGAATCCCGCACGGTGAGCAACATGGCGCGGGTGTTGATCCAGCAAGGCGTGCAACGCCATGAGCAGGAGTTGGAGGCGTCCGCACCGGCCCCGACCCGTGAAGAGCGCCTGCGGTCCGCCCTGGAATCACAGCAGCCACGCCGTCTGAGGGGCGCTCCCCGGCGCTTGCGCTTGCACAGGCCCGGTTAG